The Desulfonatronospira thiodismutans ASO3-1 DNA segment TCGACATTTTCCCAGTCACCTTTTTCAAAGGCTATGGCCAGGTAAAGCCAGGGAAGATAGAGGCTCTCCTCCCGGCACAGGGCCTTTTTCATGTCCTCGTCAATGGGCAGGTCCTGGACCACGTTTTCCATGGGCATGTCGAACACAGCATCCAGAAGCGACAGAAGGCCCAGCATGAAAAGGGCATCGGGCTGGGGCCACTCATCTTTGGTGGGAAAAACCACAAGCTCCAGAAACCTCCCCCTCAGGGCGGCGGCAAAGGGAAGTTCCGAGGGTTTGCTCTGGGGGGTGACGTCCCGCAGCAGGCACAGCTGCAGAAAAGTCCTCAGGTTTTTAAAACCCACATAGGTCAGTGCCCGCCGGATGGTCTTGATGGGGGTCAGCATGCCGAAGCTGGCGGAATTGACGTAGCGAAGCAGCCGGTAAGTCAGGGATACCTCCTTTTCCAGCAAAGAGGCCAGTTCATCCAGATCAGGCTCCTCCTGCTGCAGCACCTGGAAAATCTTGAGGCGCATGATCTGATGCGTGGACAGGTTGGCTCCTTTAAGAGTCTCGGGCCTTTTAAAGAAATATCCCTGAAAATAACTGATATTTTTTTCCTGCAGCTTCTGGAAAGTTTCCACGTCCTCTATGCGCTTGGCCATGACCGCAACATCGCTTGTGTCAATCTCCTGCAGTCCCTCGCCGGCCACCCCGGCATCCAGGATGAAAATATCCGCCAGGTCCATCCATCTGCTGATCTCCCCTGGCTTTCCGTCCACGGCGATACGGTATCCGTCTTTTTTGAGCTCGGCCAGGGCCTGCTCCAGCTCATGGCCACCCGGGGTATGGCCTGTGATTTTGACTATGGTATTCTGGGGGGGAAGGGCATAAGGGGCGTTGTGCACAATGGCCTCGTAGGAAAAGTTGACCATGATGAATTTCTCCCCCTTCATGTTCAAAAAAGGGGATACGTAGGAAGCCTGAATCACACTCAGGGTAGCGTCTTCCGGGTTGCTGAACACGGCCCCGGCGGACTCTTCATCCGAACGGTAAAAGAGTTCATACCCCTGCAGTCTCTTTTTGGCATTGAACACCGGTTGCCTGCCCACAAAGAGAGGTTCAATATTCCATGGTGCCGGCTTTTCTTCTTGCATATCTTCTTCCTTTTCAGGCAGTTATTTTTGCAGGCCAGGGTTTGGCATGTATTTTTCAGAGGTTATCACTACAGCGAAACTTATAAAATATAAGATCGTATCTCAATTGGGGACAGGCACCCCGCACTTATTTTTATTAAATCATCTTGGTTTTATTGGAAAAAATAAGTGCGGGGAGAGCCAGTCCCCGGAGGTCAGCCATAAGTTTCGCTATAGTGTTATGTTGAATTATTGTATTTCTCCGGCCCAGACAAATGACGGGCCTTTTGTCTTTTTGGCCTGGTACATGGCCTTGTCCGCTGTATTCACCAGGCGGTC contains these protein-coding regions:
- a CDS encoding EAL and HDOD domain-containing protein: MQEEKPAPWNIEPLFVGRQPVFNAKKRLQGYELFYRSDEESAGAVFSNPEDATLSVIQASYVSPFLNMKGEKFIMVNFSYEAIVHNAPYALPPQNTIVKITGHTPGGHELEQALAELKKDGYRIAVDGKPGEISRWMDLADIFILDAGVAGEGLQEIDTSDVAVMAKRIEDVETFQKLQEKNISYFQGYFFKRPETLKGANLSTHQIMRLKIFQVLQQEEPDLDELASLLEKEVSLTYRLLRYVNSASFGMLTPIKTIRRALTYVGFKNLRTFLQLCLLRDVTPQSKPSELPFAAALRGRFLELVVFPTKDEWPQPDALFMLGLLSLLDAVFDMPMENVVQDLPIDEDMKKALCREESLYLPWLYLAIAFEKGDWENVDALISQLGLHPRKVAMSYSWAMGWARDFFEYSL